A stretch of Halichondria panicea chromosome 1, odHalPani1.1, whole genome shotgun sequence DNA encodes these proteins:
- the LOC135352488 gene encoding uncharacterized protein LOC135352488 codes for MSHYRSYLHGQDVTVYTDHSAVKATLNAPSPSGKHARWWTKVYGAGVRNLKILHKPGKNNGNADALSRSPCNPAPEEGMGEAELQVAAISSNLIGDHDLSSLLSQDHSSTEQRISFREEQLKDPLLLNSIHYLEDGTLPDDDKIARKLILQSSLFTISGGMLHFIDSKKKHRVRVAVPNHLTGQVLDLCHRGLNGGHFSANRTYKTLAGKWWWEGMYSATERFVKSCPECAIVSGTGRRQPPPLHPIPVHRPFQIVGVDVMDLPVTTNGNKHVVVFQDYLTKWPMVYAIPDQKAHRISRIPVC; via the coding sequence ATGAGCCACTACCGCAGTTATTTGCATGGTCAAGATGTAACGGTGTATACAGATCACTCTGCCGTTAAAGCGACTCTCAATGCACCCAGCCCTTCTGGAAAGCACGCTCGCTGGTGGACCAAGGTCTACGGGGCTGGAGTCCGGAATCTCAAGATACTCCACAAGCCTGGGAAGAATAATGGTAATGCAGATGCTCTCTCACGTAGCCCATGCAATCCTGCCCCGGAAGAAGGAATGGGAGAAGCTGAACTGCAAGTAGCAGCAATCTCTTCGAACCTCATCGGAGATCACGATCTCTCTTCTCTCTTGTCACAAGATCACTCGTCTACAGAACAACGTATATCTTTCAGAGAAGAGCAACTCAAGGATCCACTACTCTTGAACTCGATCCACTATCTAGAAGATGGAACACTGCCAGATGACGATAAGATAGCACGAAAGCTCATTCTACAAAGTTCTCTGTTCACGATCTCGGGAGGCATGTTACATTTCATAGACTCTAAGAAGAAGCACCGGGTGAGGGTTGCCGTACCCAACCACCTGACTGGACAAGTATTGGATTTGTGTCATCGAGGATTAAATGGAGGACATTTCTCTGCCAATCGTACTTACAAAACTCTTGCCGGAAAATGGTGGTGGGAAGGAATGTATAGTGCTACCGAAAGATTTGTGAAGAGCTGTCCGGAATGTGCAATCGTTTCGGGCACTGGTCGCCGCCAACCTCCTCCACTTCACCCGATCCCAGTTCATCGCCCCTTTCAAATCGTAGGGGTTGACGTAATGGACCTACCGGTGACTACCAATGGAAACAAACATGTTGTGGTGTTTCAAGATTATCTGACCAAGTGGCCCATGGTATATGCTATACCTGACCAGAAAGCCCACAGGATCTCCCGCATTCCTGTTTGCTGA